A section of the Agrobacterium tumefaciens genome encodes:
- a CDS encoding YnfA family protein, with the protein MKVYLIYVLAALAEIAGCFSFWAWLKLGKTGWIVLPGMVALAAFAWLLTLVPTEAAGRAYAAYGGIYIAASLFWLWGVEGHAPDRWDIAGGAVCLAGTAIILFGPRG; encoded by the coding sequence ATGAAGGTCTATCTTATCTACGTTCTGGCGGCTCTTGCCGAAATCGCCGGCTGCTTTTCCTTCTGGGCATGGCTGAAACTCGGCAAAACCGGTTGGATAGTGTTGCCCGGCATGGTGGCGCTGGCCGCTTTCGCGTGGCTTCTGACGCTGGTGCCGACCGAGGCGGCCGGCAGGGCCTATGCCGCCTATGGCGGGATCTACATTGCTGCCTCGCTGTTCTGGCTGTGGGGCGTGGAAGGGCATGCGCCGGACAGGTGGGATATTGCCGGCGGGGCTGTCTGCCTTGCTGGCACCGCCATCATCCTGTTTGGACCAAGAGGCTGA
- a CDS encoding NUDIX hydrolase, giving the protein MTFRIKPRAASSAIVRNGDRLLLVRRINPPSKDMFAFPGGRAEEGETPAETALRELHEETGIVARRPQLFATYDLPSRDGEGRLTSHFFLSVFTVETDADPLVTVGDDAADAGWYTLAEIRLLPAPESVVECAERLLA; this is encoded by the coding sequence ATGACCTTTCGTATCAAGCCCCGCGCCGCCTCCTCCGCCATCGTCAGGAATGGAGACCGGCTGCTTCTGGTGCGGCGCATCAACCCGCCCTCGAAAGACATGTTCGCCTTTCCGGGTGGGCGGGCCGAAGAGGGGGAAACCCCGGCCGAGACGGCCCTGCGCGAACTGCACGAGGAGACCGGCATCGTGGCGCGCCGGCCGCAGCTTTTCGCGACTTATGACCTTCCATCGCGTGATGGTGAAGGCAGGCTGACGAGCCATTTTTTTCTGTCCGTCTTTACCGTGGAAACGGATGCCGATCCGCTGGTCACGGTCGGCGATGACGCGGCTGATGCCGGATGGTATACGCTCGCCGAAATCCGCCTCCTGCCGGCGCCGGAAAGCGTTGTCGAATGTGCGGAGCGGCTGCTTGCGTGA
- a CDS encoding TIGR02301 family protein → MMRPTIFLSLFLTILVIGQGKVAQAQPSKAVSPPPAVEAAPPKPAPYDDKLARLSEILGAVQYLRTLCPSSGPEDWRKSMSDLLAADTASEPERRQRMTAAFNRGYRSFAAIHTSCTRAAIMAEESYRNEGATLAQEIASRFGN, encoded by the coding sequence TTGATGCGGCCAACCATTTTCCTGTCCCTTTTCTTGACCATTCTTGTTATCGGGCAAGGAAAGGTTGCGCAGGCGCAGCCCTCCAAGGCCGTTTCTCCGCCACCCGCGGTGGAGGCAGCGCCGCCCAAGCCCGCACCCTATGACGACAAGCTGGCACGGCTGTCTGAAATATTGGGGGCGGTGCAATATTTGCGAACCCTGTGCCCTTCCTCAGGACCGGAGGACTGGCGCAAGTCGATGAGCGACCTGCTGGCTGCGGACACCGCCAGCGAACCCGAACGACGCCAACGTATGACGGCCGCATTCAACCGTGGATATCGCTCTTTTGCGGCCATCCACACCAGTTGCACCCGCGCCGCCATCATGGCAGAAGAGAGCTACCGTAACGAAGGGGCAACACTCGCGCAGGAAATCGCGTCCAGGTTCGGAAATTAA